One genomic segment of Helicobacter enhydrae includes these proteins:
- a CDS encoding HU family DNA-binding protein, whose amino-acid sequence MNKSEFIDLVKDAGEFETKKEAEKAINGFIAGVEAALIRKESIELVGFGKFETALQKGKEGKVPGSDKTYKTADKLVPKFKPGKGLKDKVAAAKK is encoded by the coding sequence ATGAATAAATCAGAGTTCATTGATCTTGTCAAAGATGCTGGTGAGTTTGAAACAAAAAAAGAGGCTGAAAAAGCGATTAATGGCTTTATCGCCGGTGTTGAAGCTGCACTAATCAGAAAAGAGAGCATCGAGTTGGTTGGTTTTGGAAAGTTTGAAACTGCATTGCAAAAAGGAAAAGAAGGCAAAGTTCCAGGAAGCGACAAAACTTACAAAACTGCTGACAAGCTTGTTCCAAAATTCAAGCCCGGAAAAGGTTTGAAAGACAAAGTAGCAGCAGCCAAAAAATAA
- a CDS encoding LTA synthase family protein: protein MKVFRFNQKLLLSIFVFIVIFMSFALIARIIMHLSYIDWKITQENLSSIFRFYQYGLAYDLRIVASALILPFLLGYICHLFQWGRERFFECFAWIMGIYGFLFTLAYLINYFYFQLYRTQIDIFIFGLINDDTKLILTTAFKDYPLVWGILFALGIGYLSYILARKIAKTSALESDFISPPPPQEASRPCCL from the coding sequence ATGAAAGTTTTTCGTTTTAATCAAAAATTGCTTTTGAGTATTTTTGTTTTTATTGTGATTTTTATGAGTTTTGCATTGATTGCAAGAATCATTATGCATTTAAGTTATATTGATTGGAAGATTACGCAAGAGAATCTAAGTTCAATCTTTCGTTTTTATCAATATGGATTAGCGTATGATTTGAGGATTGTAGCAAGTGCCTTGATTTTGCCTTTTTTGCTTGGATATATATGCCATTTATTTCAATGGGGGAGAGAGAGGTTTTTTGAGTGCTTTGCTTGGATTATGGGAATCTATGGATTTTTGTTTACTCTAGCATATTTGATTAATTATTTTTATTTTCAACTCTATCGCACACAGATTGATATTTTTATTTTTGGACTTATCAACGACGACACAAAGCTCATTCTTACAACTGCCTTCAAAGATTATCCTCTTGTATGGGGGATTTTGTTTGCTTTGGGGATTGGATATTTGAGTTATATCCTTGCTAGGAAAATAGCTAAAACTTCTGCTTTAGAATCTGATTTTATTTCACCCCCCCCCCCGCAAGAAGCTAGTCGCCCTTGTTGTCTTTAA